The Candidatus Manganitrophaceae bacterium genome segment ACCCGTGGAGGTCCAGTTGTCACCGGCTTTCGGCATCACCTCTGCTGATTGGAACGGCGATGGAAATCAGGACCTATTCATAGCTCAGAATTTTTCAGCATCCCATCCTTGGACTCCACGGAACGATGCGGGATTCGGAGCATTGCTGATCGGCAACGGCAAAGGGGGATTTCAAGCAATGAGCGCGGAGCAATCCGGGATCAGAATCTTCGGAGACATGCGTGGAACGGCATCCTGTGACTTCAATCAGGATGGCAGAATGGATCTGGCAATCTCTCAGAATGGAGGAGAAACAAAGTTGTTCCAAAACTTGAGCGAGCATGGCGGAATTCGAATCCGGTTGAAGGGCCCTCTTCAGAATCCGCATGGCTTCGGGGCATCGATCCGAATCCGGGAAGAGGGTCAGTTAGGGTCCGCAACGGAAACCCATGCCGGATCGGGTTACTGGTCACAGGACAGTCCGATTCCTGTTCTGTTTCCATCGGACAGCCCTTCAAAAAAAGTATTGCAGGTCCGTTGGCCGGGAGGAAAAGTAACCCGGGTTGAGTTTACAGGATTACCCAAAGAGTTGGAGATTTCTTTCTCAGAAAACCTATAATCAGGGATTCGGTGTGCCACCAACTTCTCCGGGATACCTGTGCGTTCCTTCTGAAGCTGGCCGCGGTGAGACCGATTTTGGTTTATAGGAACGCCCCCCCCATATCCGGGATCGACACCCTAAGCTTCAAGGTAATATATTTTCTTTAGGCTCGACAGATCGGCTACGGGTAAAGAAGTATTTGAGGCATGGTTAATCCTCGTCACTTCTTTTTATTTTTCATCACTCTGGCAATTCTCTCCACAGGCCTATTTGTGAATGGGCAAAGCAGGGTAATATCCCCTGAAGTCCATGAAGACCGTCGGGTGACTTTCCGACTACGGGCTCCACAGGCTGAATCGGTGAGCCTGCGTGGAATCCAGGGGCGACAGGCCATGTCAAAAGATGAGGACGGAATCTGGAGTCTTACTTTGGGCCCTTTGGAGCCCGAGATTTATTCCTATAGATATTGGGTTGATGAAGCCTCAGTGATTGATCCGGTGAATCGGAATGTTAAAAAATGGTTCGATCTAAACAGCTTGGTCGAAGTGCCCGGCAATCCTCCATTAATTCATGAACTACAGGAGGTATCCCACGGAATTCTGCATCATCATACTTATGCATCAAAATCTGCAGAACGACAACGTGGTGTCTTTATCTACACACCTCCCGGATATTCTGATCATCCCAAACAACGCTATCCAGTTCTTTTTCTCCTGCATGGATTCGGTGACGATGAATCTGCCTGGAACGAGGTGGGCAGAGCCCATTGGATCACCGACAATCTGATCGCAGTCGGAGAAATAAAACCAATGGTCATCGTTATGCCATACGGTCATCCGGTTCCAGTTTCCTCGCGTAGCCGATATGAGGATTATTCGCCACGGAACAATCAGCTCATGGAAAAGGATCTATTCAATGATCTGATACCGTTGATCGAAAAACATTACCGGGTTTCGGCTTCAAAAGATAAACGTGCCATCGTCGGCTTGTCGATGGGCGGGGGACACTCACTTGGAATCGGACTGAGGAATTTTGATCAGTTTGCCTGGATCGGCGGTTTCAGCTCAGCCCCCCCTCAAGGCACCTTGGAAAAACAATTCAGTCGCCTCAGCTCAAATGTCAACGAGGCCAACGATACGATCCGGCTATTATGGATTGGATGTGGCCGCGATGATTTCCTATTCGAACGTAACAATCAATTTATCGAACGCTTGAAAACAAAAAAGGTAAAGCATGTTTACCATGTTTCAGAAGGAGGTCACAGTTGGGATGTCTGGAGAAAATATCTCACTGTTTTCCTTCAGAAAATTTTTATTACTGTGGACAGCTCGACCCCATGAAGAGTTGACACCTCATCATGAGTTCCGTTTTTCCTTAGCAATACGGAGCTTTTAGTATAAAACACCCTTCTTGCGCCCCACTTACGCACCACTTTTGACCGAAAAATTCCCAATCACATCCTGAAAGGCCTGATAAAAATATATCATGCAGGGACGGTAACGGCTCCAGATACAAGATTGTCTGGCAAACTCCCAACGGAAAAAAGCAGTGCTACAGAAAGTCACTGAAGGACGCGAAGTCGGAAGCGGAAACTCTCAAGCGAAAGGTCAAAAGCGGATCAACCGATAATGTGGTTCTGGATCCGGTTGAACAGGCTGATTACAGGGCAGCATTGAAAGCACTCAAGACAAGCGGAACCGGCCTCCGTGTAGCCGCTGAAGAGCACGCCAAAGCAATTGAAATCCTCGGAGGAAACCTCGTCCTTGAAGCGGCTCGCTTTTACGCCAAGCGGAACATTCACACTCTACCTAAAATCACCGTAACGGAAGCCTGTCAGACGTTCATTGATTCCATCGACCGCGTTCCATACCGAAAGTTAATCAGAACCAATCTCAAGCGATTCTCCGAAAGTTTCCACATCGACTTGAAAATGGTTCAATCCCCCGACATTGATGATTTCATCCGGAATCTGAAGCTTTCTGAGAGAACCAAAAAGAACACCAGAATGGCTGTTGCCGCCCTGTTCTCTTTCGGTGTAAGCCGAGGGTGGATCCCGCGTGACCACGATGTTATGAACGGCGTTCGCAGTTACGGCGACGGTGACGGCGAGGTCCTAATTTATTCCGTAGCAGAAATGGAAAAACTCATGCACTTCGCAAGGCCGGAAATGGTTCATTGGTTGGCAATCGCCGCCTTCGCGGGTCTTCGCCACGCTGAGATTCAACGTTTAGATTGGTCCGACATCGATGACGAATTCATCACGGTAGGCAAAGCGAAGTCAAAAACAAGAACTCGGAGACTCGTTCCTGTCGCTGGCAATCTCAAGACTTGGCTGAAGCCGTTCTGGAAACCGTCCGGGCCGGTGTCGCAGTTTTCTATTGTGTGTGACCAACTCGAGAAAGTCTCTAAGTCCTCAGGAATCAAGTGGAAGAAAAACGGTTTGCGGCACAGCTACATCTCGTATCGACTTGCGAAAACCCAAGACGTGAACGCGGTTGCTATTGAGGCCGGAAACAGCCCAGCAATTATCTTTGTGGGTGCTTCCTTCATTAAGTGTTAAACACCATGACGTAAATTGCTTGAAATGAATAGGTTGCATCGAGTTTTAACGCTGAACTGAACTATTCCGTCAAAATACCCACCTTAACTGCCTTGTCATGAATAACTTATCGCTTGTCTTGTAACAGTTGATGGCGTAAGCACCGTTTTTTTGGCTCAATACGGATTTACACATCCGACCTTTACAGTTGATTGCGGCAGCACCTCTGCTACTGGGAAATGACACGAAAGAATTCGGTTGCCTGATCCGCTTCTTTTGTGTGGCTGGTGCCATTTGACGAAACATCGTTCCAGGGGCCAGTTACATTATCTGAGCTTTGAAGCGTTCCTCCAGCGACGTCCCAGGAAAGGGTGATCTGACCGGTAGCCGATGCCGCGGTGAGTGTTGCCGGGGGAAGACTTGTCACCGGCTCTGCAGGCAACAACATCAGGTAGTTGAGGTCGACGTTCTCATCTGCATTTTCGGCGGTAATGCGAAGGGTCTGTTCCCCGCCTAATTCAACAACGGCTATACGACCATTTTCGTCCGTCAGCTGAAAGAATTTATAGCTGCCGCCTGTCGACTGAATATCGAACGATCCTAAAGAAGTTACATTCTGGTTGGAGGAGACGGGAGAATCGACCAAGCCGATCGAAAGATCCTGTTCTGCACGGGCACGGGCTCTGAGGAGAATCTGGTAGGTTCCGGCTTCAATGGTCCGGGTGTAATTGTACCATTCTCCGGTGTTCACGCGGTCGACTTGAAAGTCATCGAAAGTAAGATCGAATTCAGCGAATTCAGTGAACTTGGATCTCAGTTTTTCGTCGGCTTTCCAGGTGTCCACCTGTTCTTCCCGATCAAATCCCGCTCCGTAACGATAGGCATTGGCTAGGAAATCATTTTCATCGGCATTGTCTGCATTGCTGTCATTGGCATCGACACCCTGAGTGCTGATTCGATCGAAGTAGCATAAATCTGTGGCGCCTCCGATATCGGCGCAGATAATCGGATTATCGAAGAATCCACCGCCGCCGAAATTAAAATCTTCGGCTTCGATGGTGAAGTTGTTTTCGGAGATGGTGTCGAATGAGAATTCGAAGGAGTAAGTGCGGCCTTGGCTGTCTGTGGCTCCAATGCTCCCGTTGTAAACCTTGTTCTCTTCGAGTCCGGTATAGGTTCCGGTCCATTCGGTGTCCGATCCTGTAATGGTTGCTTCGGCAATAATGTTTTTGCCGTTTAAGGTGAGGGTGACGTCATCTCGATTCACGGTTGAATCGCCCTGAGGCCGGATGGAGAACTCAATAGGGGTGGCCGCATCCAGGAGTTCTTCACCTTCAATGTTATTAGTGATTTCGACTGAAGGGGGACCATCAACGCCCTGACCATCAAAAAGAGCCTGGATTTCTTCAAGGCTCAAGGCCCGGCTGTAGAGACGAAAATCATCGAGGCGGGCTTCCGAGGTTCGGGCGGCGTTGATATTGGGAAAATAGCCGCCACCGATCGTCAAGGGGACCGCTCCTTCGTCCGGATTGATATTGGTTTCCACCGGATTGCCCACACCGCCATTTTTCGATTCAAGCTGGAGGTCTACGTATTGATCGAAGTCACCCACCGCGGCGAGGATTCCGTCACCGTTTGAATCCACGGTGGGATCGAACACGGAGATAATGTGATGCCAAACTCCGTCATTTACCGGATAGAGATCTGACCAATTGTTGCCGCCCTGATTTTCGGTCCGAATATTTTGTAACACATTGCCGTCGGCGTCGGTCTTGCCATTCAATTTCACATGGATGCGTTGTCGTGGGGCGTTAATCCCCCAGCCGATCAGGGCGCCGATGGCGCTGGAATTGGCGGCGTCCCATTCGGTTTTAATCCAGAAGGAAACGGTCCGTGGCTCAGCGCCCCCGATGCCGAAATACTCAAAGGGTGAGTGCAGCATGTAAGTGGTGTCGAATAACACCGAACCACCGAATTTGCCGCCCGACCAATCGATGAGTGCGCCCGGGAAAATATCTTCGGCCGGAACGGCTTCGCGTTCGTTTCCGGAAGAGTCAGCCGCGACGTTTCCGTTCCCCCGGTCAAAAGCCCAGTGAACTTCGAGGCCATCGGTGAGATTGACTTGAGCTTGCGCGGGTATGGCAAATGCGAGAAGAGTGAATGCAAGCAGTTTAAGTGAGGAAGTGAGTATTTTTTTCATATCGATCAAGTAGAACATTATAGTAAGCTCAGACCTCAGTAAAAGTCATTTTTTGGTGAAAAACAATCGCAGGTTTATTTCCTTGAGAATGCACCCAAAATCAATCTTGTTTTTGAAGAGTCACCTTCAACTCAGAACGGTCGGCCAGGCGCATGATCAGCTTGCGAGAGCTCTCATCGGGCAACACCAGTTGATGTGCATTGAGCTCTTCAAAAACTTTGGAGATGACTCGCCGCAATTGAGGAGAAAAGCTCACCTGAGGCATGATGTTGA includes the following:
- a CDS encoding CRTAC1 family protein produces the protein PVEVQLSPAFGITSADWNGDGNQDLFIAQNFSASHPWTPRNDAGFGALLIGNGKGGFQAMSAEQSGIRIFGDMRGTASCDFNQDGRMDLAISQNGGETKLFQNLSEHGGIRIRLKGPLQNPHGFGASIRIREEGQLGSATETHAGSGYWSQDSPIPVLFPSDSPSKKVLQVRWPGGKVTRVEFTGLPKELEISFSENL
- a CDS encoding esterase family protein; this encodes MVNPRHFFLFFITLAILSTGLFVNGQSRVISPEVHEDRRVTFRLRAPQAESVSLRGIQGRQAMSKDEDGIWSLTLGPLEPEIYSYRYWVDEASVIDPVNRNVKKWFDLNSLVEVPGNPPLIHELQEVSHGILHHHTYASKSAERQRGVFIYTPPGYSDHPKQRYPVLFLLHGFGDDESAWNEVGRAHWITDNLIAVGEIKPMVIVMPYGHPVPVSSRSRYEDYSPRNNQLMEKDLFNDLIPLIEKHYRVSASKDKRAIVGLSMGGGHSLGIGLRNFDQFAWIGGFSSAPPQGTLEKQFSRLSSNVNEANDTIRLLWIGCGRDDFLFERNNQFIERLKTKKVKHVYHVSEGGHSWDVWRKYLTVFLQKIFITVDSSTP